The following coding sequences are from one Malaciobacter pacificus window:
- a CDS encoding fumarate reductase flavoprotein subunit — protein MKINYCDALVIGGGLAGLRAAVAAQKKGLNSIVLSLVPVKRSHSAAAQGGMQASLGNSKMSDGDNEDLHFADTVKGSDWGCDQEVARMFVHTAPKAIRELASWGVPWSRVKAGTREAVINAKKTTITEDEDRHGLITSRDFGGTKKWRTCYTADATGHTMLFGVANEALKHNVDIRDRKEALSLIHENGRCYGAIVRDLITGELEAYVAIGTCIATGGYGRVFKQTTNAVICEGTGAAIALETGVATLSNMEAVQFHPTPIVPSGILLTEGCRGDGGILRDVDGHRFMPDYEPEKKELASRDVVSRRMIEHIRNGKGVPSPYGYHVWLDISILGREHIERNLRDVQEICQIFNGIDPADEGKKGWAPVLPMQHYSMGGIRTKPTGESTRLAGLFACGEAACWDMHGFNRLGGNSVSETVVAGMIIGNYFADYCLANDVTIPTSTVQKFLDEQDAYLNEILAYNGSEDIFKIKNRMKELMDEKVGIFRDGPNLEAAVEELKELLVKTKQINVKSKERAGNPELEEAYRVPRMLKVALCVAKGARDRTESRGAHYREDYLKRDDANWLNRTLCTWPNKDDLEPTIEYAPLDIMKMEMPPAFRGYGAKGMIIEHPESEVRQAQVDEITEKMQAEGKDRHEIQDALMPFNLPMNYKERNERAGDK, from the coding sequence ATGAAAATTAATTACTGTGATGCATTAGTTATTGGTGGAGGTTTAGCTGGTCTTAGAGCTGCAGTTGCTGCTCAAAAGAAAGGTCTTAACTCTATCGTTTTATCATTAGTTCCTGTTAAAAGATCTCACTCTGCAGCTGCTCAAGGTGGTATGCAAGCTTCTTTAGGTAACTCAAAAATGTCTGATGGAGATAATGAAGATTTACACTTTGCAGATACTGTAAAAGGAAGCGATTGGGGATGTGATCAAGAAGTTGCAAGAATGTTCGTACATACTGCACCAAAAGCAATTAGAGAATTAGCATCTTGGGGTGTGCCTTGGTCTAGAGTTAAAGCTGGTACTAGAGAAGCAGTTATCAATGCTAAGAAAACGACTATTACTGAAGATGAAGATAGACATGGATTAATTACATCAAGAGACTTCGGTGGTACTAAAAAATGGAGAACTTGTTATACAGCTGATGCAACTGGACATACAATGTTATTTGGTGTTGCGAATGAAGCTTTAAAACACAATGTTGATATTAGAGATAGAAAAGAAGCATTATCATTAATCCACGAAAATGGAAGATGTTATGGTGCAATCGTTAGAGATTTAATCACTGGAGAATTAGAAGCTTATGTTGCAATTGGTACATGTATTGCAACTGGTGGATATGGAAGAGTATTTAAACAAACTACAAATGCTGTAATTTGTGAAGGTACAGGTGCTGCTATTGCACTTGAAACTGGTGTTGCAACACTTTCAAATATGGAAGCTGTACAATTCCACCCAACTCCAATCGTACCATCAGGTATTTTATTAACTGAAGGTTGTAGAGGGGATGGAGGAATCTTAAGAGACGTTGATGGTCACAGATTCATGCCAGATTACGAGCCAGAGAAAAAAGAACTTGCTTCAAGAGACGTTGTTTCAAGAAGAATGATTGAGCACATTAGAAATGGTAAAGGTGTACCTTCACCTTACGGATACCACGTATGGTTAGATATTTCTATTTTAGGTAGAGAGCATATTGAAAGAAACTTAAGAGATGTTCAAGAAATTTGTCAAATCTTTAATGGTATTGACCCAGCTGATGAAGGTAAAAAAGGATGGGCTCCTGTATTACCAATGCAACACTACTCAATGGGTGGTATTAGAACTAAACCAACAGGTGAATCAACTAGATTAGCTGGATTATTTGCTTGTGGTGAAGCAGCTTGTTGGGATATGCATGGATTTAATAGACTTGGAGGAAACTCTGTATCTGAAACTGTTGTTGCTGGTATGATTATTGGTAACTACTTCGCAGATTACTGTTTAGCAAATGATGTAACAATTCCTACTTCAACTGTTCAAAAATTCTTAGATGAGCAAGATGCATACTTAAATGAAATCTTAGCTTACAATGGTAGTGAAGATATCTTCAAAATCAAAAACAGAATGAAAGAATTAATGGATGAAAAAGTTGGTATCTTTAGAGATGGTCCAAACTTAGAAGCAGCTGTTGAAGAGTTAAAAGAGTTATTAGTTAAAACTAAGCAAATCAACGTTAAATCAAAAGAAAGAGCTGGTAACCCAGAGCTTGAAGAAGCTTATAGAGTTCCAAGAATGTTAAAAGTTGCATTATGTGTTGCTAAAGGTGCTAGAGATAGAACTGAGTCAAGAGGGGCACACTATAGAGAAGATTATTTAAAAAGAGATGATGCTAACTGGTTAAACAGAACATTATGTACTTGGCCAAATAAAGATGATTTAGAACCTACAATTGAATATGCACCATTAGACATTATGAAAATGGAAATGCCGCCAGCATTTAGAGGTTATGGAGCTAAAGGTATGATTATTGAACATCCAGAATCAGAGGTTAGACAAGCACAAGTTGACGAAATTACTGAAAAAATGCAAGCAGAAGGTAAAGATAGACATGAGATTCAAGATGCTTTAATGCCATTTAATTTGCCTATGAATTATAAAGAAAGAAATGAAAGAGCAGGAGATAAATAA
- a CDS encoding NADH-quinone oxidoreductase subunit N, which translates to MSQFLYLVPTITVLIGALTLMFMSMYDRFSVKNFITVSCIFLFIALGFSLVEVTNLYSTLPYESFLNNVLIFDTFANFFDVLLIGGTILTLLIGEHYFQHRSYFKGEFFSILLFALFGMMVIAHANELVVAYIALEIASFSVYIMVGYNSNDPKRVEAIFKYLVLGSFIGAFYLLGVVLVYGATATTNLTQLATFISSHSSEDLILVYIGLTLILFTFLFKVAAFPFQSWVLDVYRGAPMVITAFMASTFKIAIFSFFLRTILDTIAPIIDFWDTIISVIIVLTLVFGTWLAITQQIIKRMLAASSIVHTGYLLLAFIALSYKDGEVLNIDSAYAIMFYLIAYLLSALGSFGLASHIISETNVRVTYDDFKGLAKERPFLAAMMTIFLFSLAGIPSTIGFIGKFYVFTEAINAGYTSLTILAIFATIVSVYYYFKLIAMMYFYPTKQECVSEEFNDKRVSTYAIAFVAILTVLGGIGSAIVFFIPGLTIDTLINLSQTAVQSLFLK; encoded by the coding sequence TGTTAAAAATTTTATTACAGTTTCTTGTATATTTTTATTTATCGCACTTGGGTTTTCTTTAGTTGAAGTTACAAATTTATACTCTACACTACCTTATGAAAGCTTTTTAAACAATGTACTGATTTTTGACACATTTGCAAACTTTTTTGATGTGCTTTTAATTGGTGGTACAATTCTTACTTTACTAATTGGTGAGCACTATTTCCAACACAGAAGTTATTTCAAAGGTGAGTTCTTTTCGATTCTTTTATTTGCCCTATTTGGAATGATGGTAATTGCGCATGCAAATGAATTGGTTGTAGCATATATTGCCCTTGAGATTGCATCATTTTCTGTATATATTATGGTTGGATATAATTCAAATGACCCAAAAAGAGTTGAAGCAATTTTTAAGTATTTAGTTTTAGGTTCATTTATTGGTGCATTTTATTTATTAGGTGTAGTTTTAGTTTATGGTGCAACTGCTACAACAAATTTAACGCAACTAGCAACATTTATCTCAAGTCATAGTAGTGAAGATTTAATTTTAGTTTATATTGGTTTAACTCTAATTTTATTTACATTTTTATTCAAAGTTGCAGCATTTCCATTCCAATCATGGGTACTTGATGTGTACAGAGGTGCACCAATGGTTATCACTGCATTTATGGCATCAACATTTAAAATCGCAATTTTCTCATTTTTCTTAAGAACTATTCTTGACACAATTGCTCCAATTATTGATTTTTGGGATACAATCATTTCAGTTATAATCGTACTTACTTTAGTATTTGGTACTTGGTTAGCTATCACACAACAAATTATTAAAAGAATGCTAGCTGCATCTTCAATAGTACATACAGGTTATTTATTACTAGCTTTTATTGCACTTAGCTATAAAGATGGAGAGGTTTTAAATATTGATTCAGCATATGCAATCATGTTTTATTTAATTGCATATTTATTATCTGCACTTGGTTCATTTGGACTTGCTTCACATATTATTTCTGAAACAAATGTAAGAGTTACATATGATGATTTTAAAGGCTTAGCAAAAGAGAGACCTTTTTTAGCAGCTATGATGACAATCTTTCTATTTTCACTAGCTGGAATCCCATCAACTATAGGATTTATTGGTAAATTTTACGTATTTACTGAAGCTATAAATGCTGGATATACAAGTTTAACTATTTTAGCAATTTTTGCAACAATTGTATCAGTTTATTACTATTTTAAACTAATTGCTATGATGTATTTTTATCCAACAAAGCAAGAGTGTGTATCAGAAGAGTTCAATGATAAAAGAGTTTCAACTTATGCAATTGCATTTGTTGCGATTCTTACAGTTCTAGGTGGAATTGGTTCAGCTATTGTATTCTTTATACCTGGTCTTACAATTGATACTTTAATCAATTTATCACAAACAGCAGTGCAGTCTTTATTTTTAAAATAA
- a CDS encoding fumarate reductase cytochrome b subunit → MSDLIEGYLGKTVEGKKSRLPAKLDYIQSFTGGFLALFMWAHMLLVSSILISEEFMYTVTKLLEGSFIFEGGNPLLVTIAAAFIFVVFIVHAAMGMRKLPGNFKQYQVMRAHAKNMGHDDTKLWFTQAFTGFAMFFLGSVHLYIIMTNSADIGPYASSDRVWSEWMWPLYILLLLAVEFHGTIGLYRLCVKWGWFDGDNPRETRKALKKVKWGLTVFFLVLGFASLAAYMKIGMEQVERNNVGNKFQPQAKVMEYKMINKNVGGIA, encoded by the coding sequence ATGAGTGACCTAATAGAAGGTTATTTAGGTAAAACTGTTGAGGGGAAAAAGAGCAGGTTACCTGCAAAACTTGATTATATTCAAAGTTTTACTGGAGGTTTTTTAGCTTTATTTATGTGGGCGCATATGTTATTAGTATCATCAATTCTTATTTCAGAAGAGTTTATGTACACTGTAACAAAGTTATTAGAGGGAAGTTTCATCTTTGAAGGTGGAAATCCATTATTAGTTACAATAGCTGCAGCATTTATTTTTGTTGTGTTTATTGTTCACGCTGCAATGGGTATGAGAAAGTTACCAGGCAACTTTAAACAATACCAAGTAATGAGAGCTCATGCTAAAAACATGGGACATGATGATACAAAATTATGGTTTACTCAAGCATTTACTGGATTTGCAATGTTCTTCTTAGGTTCTGTTCACTTATATATCATCATGACTAATTCAGCTGATATTGGTCCTTATGCTTCATCTGACAGAGTTTGGTCTGAGTGGATGTGGCCTTTATATATTCTTTTATTATTAGCTGTTGAATTCCATGGAACAATTGGTCTTTATAGATTATGTGTTAAATGGGGATGGTTTGATGGTGATAATCCAAGAGAGACTAGAAAAGCTCTTAAAAAAGTTAAATGGGGATTAACAGTATTCTTCTTAGTGTTAGGATTTGCTTCATTAGCAGCTTACATGAAAATTGGTATGGAACAAGTTGAGAGAAACAATGTAGGTAACAAATTCCAACCTCAAGCAAAAGTAATGGAATACAAAATGATAAATAAAAATGTTGGAGGAATTGCATAA
- a CDS encoding fumarate reductase iron-sulfur subunit yields MSIEKGRDITISVLKFNPRSKVSKPHFVDYHLEETPGMTLFIALTKIREEMDPDLSFDFVCRAGICGSCGMVVNGKPALACRTLIANYPTGKIQLMPMPAFELIKDLSVNTGKWMDAMSKRVQSWIVDNGGEEVNIAKMEQRVDPEVANETFELDRCIECGICVASCGTKLMRPDFVGPVGLNRVARFEVDPHDKRTAEDFYELIGDDDGIFGCMSLMACEDHCPKHLPLQNKIAYLRRKLVALR; encoded by the coding sequence ATGAGTATTGAAAAAGGTAGAGATATTACAATATCAGTTTTAAAATTCAATCCAAGAAGTAAGGTTTCTAAACCTCACTTTGTAGATTATCATTTAGAAGAGACTCCAGGTATGACTCTTTTCATTGCCTTAACAAAAATTAGAGAAGAGATGGATCCAGATTTATCATTTGACTTCGTATGTAGAGCTGGGATTTGTGGTTCTTGTGGTATGGTAGTAAATGGTAAGCCTGCACTTGCTTGTAGAACATTAATTGCTAACTACCCAACTGGGAAAATCCAATTAATGCCTATGCCAGCATTTGAGTTAATCAAAGATTTATCGGTTAATACTGGTAAATGGATGGATGCTATGTCAAAAAGAGTTCAGTCTTGGATTGTTGATAATGGTGGAGAAGAAGTTAACATTGCTAAAATGGAACAAAGAGTTGATCCAGAAGTTGCAAATGAAACTTTTGAGTTAGATAGATGTATCGAATGTGGTATTTGTGTTGCTTCTTGTGGTACAAAATTAATGAGACCTGACTTTGTTGGACCTGTTGGATTAAACAGAGTTGCTAGATTTGAAGTAGACCCTCATGATAAAAGAACTGCTGAAGACTTCTATGAGTTAATTGGTGATGATGATGGAATTTTTGGTTGTATGTCATTAATGGCTTGTGAAGACCATTGTCCAAAACACTTACCATTACAAAATAAAATTGC